The DNA sequence TTGACGATGGCGCCCTTGAGCGTGCCCAACAGTTCGCCCATGCTGGCCACCACGATGTGCTTGATCCGGGTATGGGCCACTACCTTCTGCAAGGTGCAGGCAAAGTTTTCCAGCACGAAGATGGCTTCGGCACCCGAGTCCTTCAACTGGTGTTCCAGCTCGCGGGCCGTGTAGAGCGGGTTGACGTTGACCACCGTGTAGCCGGCCCGCAGGATGGCGGCAATGGCAATGGGGTATTGCAGCACATTGGGCATCATGATCGCCACGCGCGCGCCCTTCTGCAGGCCCAGTCCCTGCAGCCAGGCCCCCAATGCGCGCGACATGGCATCGAGCTCGCGGTAGCGCAGATACTTGCCCATGCAGACGTAGGCATTGCGGTCGGCATGTTTGACGAAAGCTTCATCGATCATCTGCACCAGCGAACCATAGGGGCTGGGGTCGATGTCAGCGGGAACGCCTGCGGGATACGATGCAAGCCAGAATCTGTCCATAGTGTGTCCTCTGTCTCCGGTCATAACGTGCGCTGAGGCTGGGCGGTGAAACGATGCCACCGCATTGGCGCGCACAGCAAAAAAGCACGACTGTTTTTTTATTTACCGCAGATGCTATCCAGCATTCGAACGCGGAGCAAGCTTTTTGCTCCCGAAATGCGAGAAATTTTGCAAATTAGTGCCCGAATTGGCGCCGGCTCGCAGCGACTTCGCATTCAGTTTTTATACGCAAACTGCGCACAGGGAGCGGCAAAACCATCCGGCATGATACGCCGGGACACTGTCCCTGGGCCGTCTTTTGGTGCAGGAAGGAAAGATTTACCCCCTCGCCTTGCTGCGCCGCAAGGGGGTATCAGACGCGCACGCCTCAGTCCGCCAGGGCCGGCTGCGGCAGTTTTTCCACCTGCACCAGCACGTCATAGAAGGTCGGGGCATTGCCCATGTCGGTCAGGCGCTGGCTGGTGACTTCATTGGCGTTCTTGCCATCGGCGGCGAACTTCTTCCACCAGATCGACAAGCCCACCACCAGACCCGGGCGCGCCTTGTCAGTGACCCGCACGCGTGCCTGCATGGCGCCACGGTCATTGAAGATGCGCACCGTATCGCCGTTGACGATGCCGCGCGCGGCGGCGTCCTGCGGATGCATGTCCAGGTGCGGCTCGCCTTCGGTATCGCGCAGGCTCTGCACATTGACGAAGGAGGAATTGAGGAAGTTGCGCGCCGGTGGCGAGATCATCGCCAGCGGATACTTCGCGCCCAGTTGCGGATTACTGGCCACCGATTCATAGGGCGGGATATAGGTCGGCAAGGGGTCCAGCCCCGCCGCCTTCATCTGCTCGGAATAGAACTCGCACTTGCCCGAGGGCGTGGCAAACCCGCCCTCGGCAAAGGGTGCCACCGGTACCGCCAGGCGCTGCCAACCTTTCTGCTTCAATTGTTCCCAGTCATAGTCGCCACTACGCGGATCATCACGGCGGAAGGCCACGGCGGCCAACTGGTCGTCGCTGTCCTTGAAGCAATCTTCGGTGAAGCCCATGGCCGCAGCCAGCAGGCGGAAGATTTCCGTATTCGGCTTGGCCTCCCCCATGGGGGCGATGGCGGCGTTGTTGGCGATGATGTAGACGTGCCCATAGGAGGCGTGCACATCGATGTGTTCCAACTGGGTGGTGGCCGGCAAGAGGATGTCGGCATAGTCGGCGGTATCGGTCTGGAAATGTTCCAGCACCACCGTAAACAAATCCTCGCGGGCAAAGCCTTGCGCCACCTTGCCGGACTCGGGCGCCACCGCCACCGGGTTGGAGTTGTAGACGATCAGCGCTTCCACCTTGGGGCCGAATGCAGGCGACGCGGGTCGCAACAGGTCATCACCGATGGTGCTCATGTTGATAACGCGACTGGGCTGGCCATGGCGCGCAGCCAGGTCGGGGCGGCTCAAGGCGGCGCTATCCTTGGGAAAGCTGTCCGACACCGACAACTGCACGCCGCCGGCCGCATGCCGCCAAGCCCCCACCAGGGCCGGCAGGCAAGCCACGTTACGCGCCGCCATGCCACCACCGCGCACGCGCTGCAAGCCGTAGTTGGCACGGATGAAGACACCCTCGCCGGCCAGCGCCACGCGACCATATTCCCGCGCCAGCTCCTGCACCTGCTCGGCGCTGATGCCGCACACCTCGGCAGTACGCGCCGGGGTCCATTGGGCCACGCGCTGCTGCAACTGGTCGAAGCCCAGGGTGTAGCGGTCGATGTAATCGTGATCCAGCAGGTCTTCGGCGATCAGCACATGCATCAGGCCCAACGCCAGCGCGGCATCGGTGCCGGGCAAGAGCGCAATGTGCTGGTGGCATTTCTCGGCCGTCAGCGAGCGGTAGGGATCGATGGCGATCAGGCGCGCGCCATTGCGCTTGGCGGCTTGCACCCGGGTCCAGAAATGCAGGTTGGAAGCAATCGGGTTGCCGCCCCAGATCAGGATCAGCTTGGCGTGATCCACCTGCTCCAGGTCGCTGCCGACACGGGTACCGATGGTGTAGCGATAACCCGCGCCACCGGCCGAGGAACAGATGGTGCGCTCCAGTTGTGAAGCGCCCAGGCGGTTGAAGAAACGTCCCGCCATCGACTCGCCCTGCACCTGGCCCATGGTACCGGCATAGCTGTAGGGCAGGATGGCCTGCGGATCACGCCGGGCGATCTCGCCCAGGCGTTGGGCGATGGTGGAGATGGCTTGTTCCCAACTGATACGCTCGAACTTGCCCTCGCCCTTCTTGCCTACCCGACGCATGGGATGCAGCAGGCGGTCCTGGTGGTAGGTGCGCTCGGCATAGCGCGAGACCTTGGTACAGAGCACGCCGGAAGTGGGCGGATGGTCCGGGTCACCGCGCACTTCGGTGGCCACACCGTCCTTGACGGTCACCAGCAAGGCGCAGGTATCGGGGCAATCATGGGGACAGGCGGCACGGACGATGGTGGTGGTCATGGCGAGCAGGCAAAGAGGAAAAACCGAAAACGGGAATGAAAAGATAAAAATGGATCAGGCGCAATGAAACAGATTCACGCCCACAGCAAGCCGGAACGCAACAGATGCCCCCCCCTTGCGGCCAAGCGGCTACTTTATCTTAAAATGGCGCATCACGACTCTTCCCCTTGCCTTCCATGCCTGCACTCCAGCACTTCTGGCGCGACCCCGAATTGCCCTTCCTGGAAGGCCGGCGCGCCACCGGCAGCCTGTCCTGCTATGCACCGCATACGCACGACAGTTTTTCGATCGGCATCGTCGATGGCGGCCACAGCATATTCGCGCTGGGCGAGCAGCGACAAGCCATCGTGCCCGGTGACGTGGTGCTGGTGCGGGCCGGCGATGTGCACTGCTGCAATCCGACCGAACTGGCCAGCTGGAGCTATCGCATGTTCCACCTCGATACCGGCTGGCTGGCCAGGCTGCTGGACGAAACCCCGGCCACGCGCGGCCTGCTGGCGAGCTTGCAGTCGCAGGTGCTGCGCGCGCCACAGGCGGTGCACTTGCTCGATCGCATGACGCAGGCGCTGGAAGCGCGCAATGCCGATCTGCAGGCAGAGGTCATCACCTGCCTGCATGAACTCATGCTGTTGTGCGCCCAGGCCTGCGTGCGCGAGTCGGCCCTCACGTCCCCCCTGGCGGAGGATGGCGACGGCTTGCAGCGTGCCCATGATTTCCTGCTGGCGCATTGCCGCGAGCGCATCGCACTCGATACCCTGGCCGAGCTTGCCGGCACCAGCCGTTACCAGTTGATCCGCCAGTTCCGCCGCCGCTTCGGCCTCACGCCCCACGCGCTGCAACTGGACATGAAGATCCGCCAGGCGCGCACCTTGCTGCAACAGGGTGTCAGCGCGGTGGCTGCCGCCTATGACACCGGCTTTGCCGATCAGAGCCATTTCCACCGCGCCTTCAAGTCGCGCGTGGCGGTCACGCCCTTGCAATACACGCAGGCCACCCTGGTCTAACTCACCAAGCGCTAGGCCGTGCGCCCCACCACCAGCGCCAGCGCCGCCACCATCAGCAATACGCCGGCACCGCGCTCGATGAGCGGCAATAGGCGCGTGAGTGCCTGCACCACCCGCCGCTGCGCAATGAGGCAGACCAGACCCGCATCCCAGGCCAGCACCGCGGCAAACATCCAGAGACCATAGAAAAGCTTGCGTTGCAGGCCCGTATGCGCCGCCACGATCACGGTGAACAGGCCGAAATAGAACAAGCCATTCTTGGGATTGAGCGCCGCCGACAGGAAGCCCGCACCCAGGCCTCCCAGGGGCGAGACCCGCACGCGCTGGCCGCCGCTGAGATGAGCGCACAGGTCGGCCGGTTGACCACTGGCGCGCAGGAACAGCCACCCCAGCCAGGCCAGGTAGAGGGCAGCCAGCCACTGCATGGCCAACAGCAAGGAAGGATTTTCCTGCAGCACACTGAAGCCGCCGATGGCCAGCGCGATATAGATGCCGTTGGCCAAGGCGATCCCCAAGCTGGCCGCCAGTGCATAGCCACGCCCATGCCGCAGGCTGCTGCGCACCAGCAACAGGAAATCGGGACCGGGACTGACCAGCGCCAACAAGTGCGCCCCTGCCAGCAACAGGAATTCGGAAGAAAACATCACTACGCCTCCATGCCTCATCGGCAAGACAAGAAAAGAGGCCCATCCTGCGCAGGGTCGCGCGCGCTGTATTGAACAAAATTGCACCGCCCCCTGCCGCGCCGCCAGGCGCGGTAAGATAGCGGCACTTCCATCGATCGTCCTAGCTGCTCAATTCCCATGAAACTCATCGACCCCATTGTCCAGTTCCAGTCCGAACTGCAACAGATCCGCCGCGACATCCACGCCCACCCCGAACTGGCCTACGAAGAAGTGCGCACCGCCGATGTGGTGGCGCAAAAACTGAGCGAATGGGGCATCCCGGTGGTACGCGGCCTGGGCGTGACCGGTGTGGTAGGCATCATCAAACAGGGCGACAGCCCGCGCGCCATCGGCCTGCGCGCCGACATGGATGCACTGCCCATGCCCGAGATCAATACCTTCGCCCACGCCTCGCGCCATGCGGGCAAGATGCACGCCTGCGGTCACGATGGGCATACCGCCATGCTGCTGGGCGCAGCCTATTACCTGGCCCGGCATCGCAACTTCGATGGCACCGTCTATGTGATCTTCCAGCCGGCCGAAGAAGGCGGACGCGGCGCCGAACGCATGATCCAGGATGGCCTGTTCGAACAGTATCCGATGGATGCGGTGTTCGGGATGCACAACTGGCCCGGCATCCCGGCCGGCCATTTTGGCGTCACGCCTGGAGCGCAGATGGCCTCCAGCAACGAGTTCCACGTCACCGTCAAGGGCCGTGGCTCGCACGCGGCGCAACCGCACAAGGCGGCCGATCCGGTGATGACGGCGGTGCACATCGCCCAGGCCTGGCAGAGCATCGTGGCGCGCAACATCAATCCCAACGATCCGGCCGTGGTCTCCATCACCCAGATCCACACCGGCAGCGCCACCAACGTCATCCCCGACGAAGCCATGATGGTGGGCACCGTGCGCACCTTCAGCCTGCCGGTGCTGGATCTGATCGAGCGCCGCATGAAGGAAATCGCCGAGCACACCGCTGCGGCCTTCGATGCCACGGTGGACTTCCGGTTCAACCGCAACTATCCGCCGCTGATCAATCACGCCAAGGAAACCGCCTTCGCCGTGGAAGTACTGACCGAACAGTTCGGCGCCGATCGTGTCGATGCCCACACCGAGCCGACCATGGGCGCCGAGGATTTCGCCTTCATGCTGCAGCACAAGCCAGGCTGCTACGTGTTCCTGGGCAATGGCGACGGCGGCCATCGCGATCAGGGTCATGGACTGGGACCGTGCAACCTGCACAACCCCAGCTATGACTTCAACGATGACCTGCTGCCCATCGGCGCCACCTACTGGGTGCGGCTGGCGGAAAAATTCCTGCAGGCGAAGTAAGGCGGGCTGCGACGGCATTGGCGAGCGGCGGCATTTCAGGCATGATCCGCACACCATCCGCCCGCCAAGAGGCGCCACCATGCATTACGATAAAAGGGAGATACATGCACACCCTCGCCACCATCCTGGTCCTGCTCGTCGCCCTGGAACATGTCTGGATCCTGATCCTGGAAATGTTCCTGTGGACCAAACCGCTGGGCTTGAAGACCTTCCGCCAGTCGCGCGAGGCCGCCGAAGCCACCCGCGTGCTGGCCGCCAACCAGGGGCTCTACAACGGCTTCCTGGCTGCCGGCCTGTTCTGGAGCCTGGCCACCGGGGACCGTTCGGTGCAGTTGTTCTTCGTGGCTTGCGTGCTGGTGGCCGGCATCTACGGCGGGCTCACCGCCAAGCGTTCCATCCTCTACATCCAGGGCCTGCCCGCCTTGCTGGCGCTGCTGGCCTTGCTGGCCAGTTGAGCGCACCATGCCTCGCCTGCTGATCCTGTTACTCCTGATGGCGCTGAGGGCGCAAGAAGCCAGTGCGCAGGACCAGGAGGCCGAATGGTGGAGCTACCAGACCCAGCGCAACAACCATGCCTATGCCGTCAAGCTGGACATGGCCTTGCGCCGGACCTTCCCGCTGGCCGGCTTTCCTTACGTGGTGGTGACCCGGGTCGCCTATACGCCCGACACACCGGAAGGCTTGCCGCCCCTGCCCGAGCAGGATAGGCTGGAAGCCTTGTCGGAACAGGTGGCCGCAGCCATCGGCAAGAAGACCCGCAGCCTTTTTGTCGGCACCGCCTTCAGCCTGGGCCAGCAGCAATCCTGGTTCTACGTGACCGATCCCAATGGACTGGAACCGGTGGTGGCCGATATCCACGCGCGCTTTTGCCAGGCTTGCAAGACCAGCACCGTGACCCTGAGCGACCCGACCTGGGCGCTGTATCGCGATCAACTACTGCCGGATGGGGAGACCCGACAACGCTACGGGCTGCGCAGTTACTGAAATCTCAGCGGAAAAATAAAGTTTCGCCGCAGAGCGCCGATAACAAGTTTCCTATCGGCATCAATATTGACAAGCATTCATCGCCATCGACCCAGCCAGCCCAACTGCTGGCTGCCGCCACGACATCATCGGACCAGGTCCAGAAGGAAGCCGCATGAAACAGATCAAACTCCTCCTCAAGGATGAGGTCTACGACTCGCTGGAACGCGATTACCAGAACTTCGTGCGGCTCTCGACCAAGATCGACTCGGGCTTCGTGAAGCCTTCCTTCGATAGCTATCTGCTGGCCAAGCTTTCGGAAAATACCAATTTCCTGACCGAAGAAGCGGTCCAGCACCTGATGCTCTCGGGCCAGTATGCCTGGGCCAGACGGGCGATGGACAAGGAATTCCCGGATGTGGTGCAGATCCTCATCGAGCAGGCCGCCAATTATGGATTCTGGATCGCGGTGCGCCACGACTGGAGCACCGACGATCTGATCGCCGCCTCCAAGGCCTGGGCCACGGCCATCATCAAGCAGGCCAAGGGCGATGAAAGCCAGATCGACATGCTGGCCACGCAGATCAAGGCCTCGGCCACCAATATCTCGGTAGTGCAGGAACGCTTGAAGACGCCGGCGGCGATGCTGGCCGCGGCCATGGTACAGGAGCTGCGCGAGACCCATATCGCCATCGAACATGCCTCCGGCATGGTGGCGCGTGAAAAGCTGGGGGCCATGCGTACCCTCTTGAAGCTGGGACGGGCCTTCGGCAATGTTTCCGAAAAGGCCGAAAAAGACATGATGGACAAGCTCAAGCGCGAAAAACCCTGGCTCTTCGAAGACGGCCCCAAGGGCTTCTGGGGCCATGTCGCCGCGTGGTGGCGCGGGGTCTGAACTTAATCTTCTGATATCAGAGCTCTGAACTCTGAACTCTGATGTCTAAGACCCAGGATCAAGGCTGCGACTGCGCCACTGCTTCCGCCTCGCGCATGAGGCGGATGTCGCCATACCAAGCCTCCATCTTCTGACCGGTATTGTCGGTATCGGTCAACACCCCTACCCCAATCAGGCGGCCCGGCTTTTCGCCGAAGATGCGTTCGTAATCCTCGGCGACATTGCGCTGGTACGAGCGCCATTGCCCCTCGTGCGTGGCCCCGCTTTCGGCCACCAGCATCTGGATGCGACCGGTGCGGCCATTGGCGATGACGCTGCCCACCGGCGCCTGGCCATCCCAGACATACATCAGCGTGGCATAGGGCAATTCATGCCCGGTCAACAGCTTGGCGGTGTCAAACAGGATGCTGTCCATCAGCGAGAGCCTGTTATGGTCGCCATCGAAGGCCAACACGATGCGCACCGGGGAATCATCAGTTTCCCGATGTGTGAGATCGGCGGTGGGAATCAGACCCGCCGCCTTCCAGCTCCAGGACAGCCACGGCTTCTTGTTGATGTCGATATCCACCACGTGCCGCAACCCCGAGGAGGCGCGGTCGGCATAGGCGTGCAGGACGCTGCGGCCATGGTCATCGACCAGCTTGTATTCGGTGGGAATCTTCTTGCGGGTGATGACCAGCGGCTCCCAGCCCTGCGGCAGCCCCTGCGGAGGATTGGTCGAAAACAGCGCCAACGCCTGGTCCAGCCGGGCCTGCTTGGCGGCGGCATCGACCGGTGCGGCCTTCTGGGCGGCACAACCGGCCAGCAGCATGGCGGCTCCCAGCCCGGCCGAGGCCAACATGCTGCGCGCAAAGGACGACGGGCGGCGGGTCAAACAGGCCAAAGAAGTCAAACGGATCAAACAGGCAAGCACAGCAGCAAGGCGCGCGCCAACGCGCGTGTGAGGCACATTCATGAGGGCCAACCGGAGAAATGGAATCAACTGCGGGAATCGTGTACAGACATCGAGTGCGGCCACCCCGACCGCCCCCGAAGGTTAACAGGAAAACCCGCCAGCACCCTATCCGGGAAAACCCTAGAATGAAAAAAAATTCAGGAATACAACGCCGGCACCGCGCTCATGCCCGCCACAGCGGGCCTCAGTTCTGCTGCCGCAGAATTTGTATGAACATCTTGGCCAAGGACGACAAGGTGCTGTTCTTGCGGGTGACGATGCCGTAGTGCTCGATGCGGGTCTTCAGGTTGACCGGCAGGATGCCCAGCATCTGGCGCGCGGCAAAGAAGTGGGCGATGTCCAGCGGCATCACCGCCACCATGTTGGACTGCGCCAGCAGGGTGATGGTGACGAAGGGCGAGGCGGTCTCGATGACGTTGCCCGGCACCTTCCCCCCCTCCAGCTTGAACTCGTGCTCGATCCAGATGCGCATGGGCATGTTGCTGGAATAGAGAATCCAGGAAGCGCCGGCCAGCTCCTGCAATCGCACCTTCTGGGCGGTGGCCAGCGGATGGTCGATGCCGCTGACGATGCACATGGGCTCGCCGCGCAACATTTCGTAATGGTAGAGGTTGGGTTGGGAACTGACCGAGGAGCGCCCGATCATCAGGTCGATGCGGCCCTGGTCCAGCAGCAGCAACTGGCGCGCACTGGTGTCTTCGCTGATCTCGATGGAGACCTCCGGCTGGATCTCGCGCAGGCGCGACAGCGCGCGCGTGACGAAGGGCGCGGCGCCCATGATGGTGCCGATGGACAGGCGCCCGCCGCGGCCGCTGATCATGTTCTGCAATTCTTCGCGCAGGTTGGCCACGTCGCTCTGGATCAGGCGCGCATAGCGGATCACGCAGCGCCCCAGCTCGGTGGCCTCGATGCCGCGCGGGGAGCGGTCGAACAGGGTCACGCCCAGCGCATCTTCCATTTCATGCAAGGCCTTGGTGGCGGCCGGCTGGGTCATGTGCATGACCTCGGCTGCCTTGTGCAGCGAACCCTGTTCGTCGAGCGCCGTCAGCAGGGCGACCTGGCGAAAGCGCAGGCGGCTGACGATGGAGCCGACCGAGGGCAGCGCACCACCCTCTTCCTGCAGTCGGTTATCACCCGATGAATTAAGCTCATTAGACATCCCTGTACCAGCCTCTTATAGTCGTCCCGGAAAAACCACCATGCTAGCGCATCTGCCCTTGGCGCAAGGCGATGCGTGAAAAAAACTCAGGACATGGAGATCAGGAGACCCGGTGAGGCTGATTCAATATCGTGACCGCCAGGGCGAGCGCCGTGTGGGCATCGTCCATGGCAGCAACATCCAGGCGCTGGGGGAAGTCGCCACCATGCGCGAGCTGGCGCAGTTGGCGCTGCAGCGCGGCACCGGCCTGGAACGCCTGGCGCAACTACTCAATACCGACCAGTGCGAAGACTATGCCGCCATCCTGGCCGAGGCGCGCATCCTGGCGCCGCTGGATCATCCCGACCCGGCTCACTGCAAGGTCTCCGGCGCCGGCACCACGCACCTGGGCAGCGCCACCACGCGCGACAAGATGCATCGCCGGGTCCAAGGCGATGAGCTCGACAAGACCGATACCCAGTTGATGATCGAATGGGGCATTGCCGGTGGCCGTCCGGCGCCCGGTACAGTGGGAGTGCAGCCGGAATGGTTCTACAAGGGCGATGGCAGCAGCATCGTCGCCCCCGGCCAGCCCCTGCCACGTCCCGACTTCGCGTTGGATGGCGGCGAGGAGCCGGAGATCGTCGGCCTGTACCTGATCGATGAAGACGGCTGTCCACGCCGGCTCGGTTTTGCCATCGGCAATGAATTCTCCGACCACGTCATGGAGCGCCGCAATTACCTCTACCAGGGCCATTCCAAGCTGCGTCACTGCTCGTTCGGACCGGAGCTGCTGGTGGGCCTGCCCCCGGCGCATCTGGTGGGCATGACGCGCATTCGCCGCAATGGCCGGGTGATCTGGGAACAGGAATTCCTGACCGGCCCCGACAACATGTGCCACGCCATCGAAAACCTGGAATACCACTACTTCAAGTATGCCCACCTGCTGCATCCGGGCGATGTCCACGTGCATTACATGGGCGCGGCCAATCTGTCCTTTGCCTACAGCGTGCGCACCCAGGATGGCGACAGCATCGAGATCAGCATTGCCGAGTTCGGCGCACCGCTGGTCAATGGCATCGCGCATGTGCAGTCGCACTTCAGGCCGGGAGGCGTCAAACAGTTATAGCCAACGATAGCCGATAGCCGATAGCCGATAGCCGATAGCCGCGCCAAGCGGCGCATGACCCTCGAAGTGGCGGCAACACAAAAGACCGCCCCCAGGATAACGATAAAGGAGACCACCCTCATGCTGATCTATTGCCTTCCCTCTGGATTGCCGGAGCGCCGATGAACTACACCTTCGATTTCATGAGCGTGTTCGCGCAGTGGGATCGCCTGCTGCTGGGCGCCTGGCTGACCATCCAGCTCTCGGCCTTGTCCATCGTGCTGGGCTTCGTGCTGGGCACGCTGTGCGCGATGGCCGGA is a window from the Herbaspirillum rubrisubalbicans genome containing:
- a CDS encoding DUF1304 domain-containing protein — protein: MHTLATILVLLVALEHVWILILEMFLWTKPLGLKTFRQSREAAEATRVLAANQGLYNGFLAAGLFWSLATGDRSVQLFFVACVLVAGIYGGLTAKRSILYIQGLPALLALLALLAS
- a CDS encoding DUF3047 domain-containing protein, coding for MLASAGLGAAMLLAGCAAQKAAPVDAAAKQARLDQALALFSTNPPQGLPQGWEPLVITRKKIPTEYKLVDDHGRSVLHAYADRASSGLRHVVDIDINKKPWLSWSWKAAGLIPTADLTHRETDDSPVRIVLAFDGDHNRLSLMDSILFDTAKLLTGHELPYATLMYVWDGQAPVGSVIANGRTGRIQMLVAESGATHEGQWRSYQRNVAEDYERIFGEKPGRLIGVGVLTDTDNTGQKMEAWYGDIRLMREAEAVAQSQP
- a CDS encoding M20 aminoacylase family protein — its product is MKLIDPIVQFQSELQQIRRDIHAHPELAYEEVRTADVVAQKLSEWGIPVVRGLGVTGVVGIIKQGDSPRAIGLRADMDALPMPEINTFAHASRHAGKMHACGHDGHTAMLLGAAYYLARHRNFDGTVYVIFQPAEEGGRGAERMIQDGLFEQYPMDAVFGMHNWPGIPAGHFGVTPGAQMASSNEFHVTVKGRGSHAAQPHKAADPVMTAVHIAQAWQSIVARNINPNDPAVVSITQIHTGSATNVIPDEAMMVGTVRTFSLPVLDLIERRMKEIAEHTAAAFDATVDFRFNRNYPPLINHAKETAFAVEVLTEQFGADRVDAHTEPTMGAEDFAFMLQHKPGCYVFLGNGDGGHRDQGHGLGPCNLHNPSYDFNDDLLPIGATYWVRLAEKFLQAK
- the araD1 gene encoding AraD1 family protein, which produces MRLIQYRDRQGERRVGIVHGSNIQALGEVATMRELAQLALQRGTGLERLAQLLNTDQCEDYAAILAEARILAPLDHPDPAHCKVSGAGTTHLGSATTRDKMHRRVQGDELDKTDTQLMIEWGIAGGRPAPGTVGVQPEWFYKGDGSSIVAPGQPLPRPDFALDGGEEPEIVGLYLIDEDGCPRRLGFAIGNEFSDHVMERRNYLYQGHSKLRHCSFGPELLVGLPPAHLVGMTRIRRNGRVIWEQEFLTGPDNMCHAIENLEYHYFKYAHLLHPGDVHVHYMGAANLSFAYSVRTQDGDSIEISIAEFGAPLVNGIAHVQSHFRPGGVKQL
- a CDS encoding AraC family transcriptional regulator codes for the protein MPALQHFWRDPELPFLEGRRATGSLSCYAPHTHDSFSIGIVDGGHSIFALGEQRQAIVPGDVVLVRAGDVHCCNPTELASWSYRMFHLDTGWLARLLDETPATRGLLASLQSQVLRAPQAVHLLDRMTQALEARNADLQAEVITCLHELMLLCAQACVRESALTSPLAEDGDGLQRAHDFLLAHCRERIALDTLAELAGTSRYQLIRQFRRRFGLTPHALQLDMKIRQARTLLQQGVSAVAAAYDTGFADQSHFHRAFKSRVAVTPLQYTQATLV
- a CDS encoding DUF4088 family protein, yielding MKQIKLLLKDEVYDSLERDYQNFVRLSTKIDSGFVKPSFDSYLLAKLSENTNFLTEEAVQHLMLSGQYAWARRAMDKEFPDVVQILIEQAANYGFWIAVRHDWSTDDLIAASKAWATAIIKQAKGDESQIDMLATQIKASATNISVVQERLKTPAAMLAAAMVQELRETHIAIEHASGMVAREKLGAMRTLLKLGRAFGNVSEKAEKDMMDKLKREKPWLFEDGPKGFWGHVAAWWRGV
- a CDS encoding DUF695 domain-containing protein; its protein translation is MPRLLILLLLMALRAQEASAQDQEAEWWSYQTQRNNHAYAVKLDMALRRTFPLAGFPYVVVTRVAYTPDTPEGLPPLPEQDRLEALSEQVAAAIGKKTRSLFVGTAFSLGQQQSWFYVTDPNGLEPVVADIHARFCQACKTSTVTLSDPTWALYRDQLLPDGETRQRYGLRSY
- a CDS encoding molybdopterin-containing oxidoreductase family protein, coding for MTTTIVRAACPHDCPDTCALLVTVKDGVATEVRGDPDHPPTSGVLCTKVSRYAERTYHQDRLLHPMRRVGKKGEGKFERISWEQAISTIAQRLGEIARRDPQAILPYSYAGTMGQVQGESMAGRFFNRLGASQLERTICSSAGGAGYRYTIGTRVGSDLEQVDHAKLILIWGGNPIASNLHFWTRVQAAKRNGARLIAIDPYRSLTAEKCHQHIALLPGTDAALALGLMHVLIAEDLLDHDYIDRYTLGFDQLQQRVAQWTPARTAEVCGISAEQVQELAREYGRVALAGEGVFIRANYGLQRVRGGGMAARNVACLPALVGAWRHAAGGVQLSVSDSFPKDSAALSRPDLAARHGQPSRVINMSTIGDDLLRPASPAFGPKVEALIVYNSNPVAVAPESGKVAQGFAREDLFTVVLEHFQTDTADYADILLPATTQLEHIDVHASYGHVYIIANNAAIAPMGEAKPNTEIFRLLAAAMGFTEDCFKDSDDQLAAVAFRRDDPRSGDYDWEQLKQKGWQRLAVPVAPFAEGGFATPSGKCEFYSEQMKAAGLDPLPTYIPPYESVASNPQLGAKYPLAMISPPARNFLNSSFVNVQSLRDTEGEPHLDMHPQDAAARGIVNGDTVRIFNDRGAMQARVRVTDKARPGLVVGLSIWWKKFAADGKNANEVTSQRLTDMGNAPTFYDVLVQVEKLPQPALAD
- a CDS encoding LysE family translocator, whose amino-acid sequence is MFSSEFLLLAGAHLLALVSPGPDFLLLVRSSLRHGRGYALAASLGIALANGIYIALAIGGFSVLQENPSLLLAMQWLAALYLAWLGWLFLRASGQPADLCAHLSGGQRVRVSPLGGLGAGFLSAALNPKNGLFYFGLFTVIVAAHTGLQRKLFYGLWMFAAVLAWDAGLVCLIAQRRVVQALTRLLPLIERGAGVLLMVAALALVVGRTA
- a CDS encoding LysR family transcriptional regulator, coding for MSNELNSSGDNRLQEEGGALPSVGSIVSRLRFRQVALLTALDEQGSLHKAAEVMHMTQPAATKALHEMEDALGVTLFDRSPRGIEATELGRCVIRYARLIQSDVANLREELQNMISGRGGRLSIGTIMGAAPFVTRALSRLREIQPEVSIEISEDTSARQLLLLDQGRIDLMIGRSSVSSQPNLYHYEMLRGEPMCIVSGIDHPLATAQKVRLQELAGASWILYSSNMPMRIWIEHEFKLEGGKVPGNVIETASPFVTITLLAQSNMVAVMPLDIAHFFAARQMLGILPVNLKTRIEHYGIVTRKNSTLSSLAKMFIQILRQQN